From Chloroflexota bacterium, one genomic window encodes:
- a CDS encoding universal stress protein → MKVRRVLVPVSGNRIDAEVVRTACNMAKNNKAHVYVIYVIEVNRALPLDAEIEPESQKGEQLLDQAMQIAEEADFDDIDTELLQSRDVGSAIVDEAAERSADIIIMGIPYKKRFGEFSIGRTANYVLKNAPCYVWVLREQISELE, encoded by the coding sequence ATGAAGGTACGTAGGGTTCTCGTGCCAGTCAGCGGAAATAGGATCGATGCTGAAGTAGTGCGCACGGCCTGCAACATGGCTAAGAATAATAAAGCTCATGTTTATGTGATCTATGTGATTGAGGTGAACCGGGCACTACCCCTTGACGCCGAGATCGAGCCGGAGAGTCAAAAGGGAGAACAACTTCTGGATCAGGCTATGCAGATCGCTGAGGAGGCAGACTTCGACGATATAGACACAGAGCTTCTCCAGTCTCGTGACGTCGGTTCGGCGATAGTGGACGAAGCAGCGGAGAGGAGTGCTGACATCATCATCATGGGCATCCCTTATAAGAAACGCTTTGGTGAGTTCAGTATTGGCCGAACGGCGAACTACGTTTTGAAAAACGCTCCTTGCTATGTTTGGGTCCTGAGAGAACAGATCAGTGAGTTGGAATAG
- a CDS encoding NAD-binding protein produces MRIIILGCGRVGARLAAMLDSEGHDVTIIDMNSEAFRRLGPGFAGKAIVGIGIDEDVLKRAGIEHADAFVAVTNGDNTNIMASQMASLIFKVPKVVTRIYDPIREDTYHTLGLETVCPTTIGANAFREAILSSSQQQQGMNG; encoded by the coding sequence GTGCGTATAATTATACTTGGTTGTGGAAGGGTTGGCGCCAGGCTGGCTGCCATGTTGGACAGTGAAGGACACGACGTGACCATCATTGATATGAATAGCGAGGCCTTCCGCCGCTTAGGACCAGGCTTCGCAGGCAAAGCTATCGTCGGCATCGGCATCGATGAGGATGTGCTCAAGCGGGCTGGCATCGAACACGCTGATGCCTTCGTGGCGGTCACCAATGGCGATAATACAAATATTATGGCCTCTCAGATGGCCAGCCTGATCTTCAAGGTGCCGAAGGTGGTCACGCGCATCTATGATCCCATTCGCGAGGACACTTATCACACACTCGGATTGGAAACAGTCTGTCCTACAACTATCGGCGCCAACGCTTTTAGGGAAGCCATCCTGAGTTCCTCTCAGCAACAACAGGGGATGAATGGTTAG
- a CDS encoding TrkA family potassium uptake protein, with the protein MYIIIGGGGKVGYYLAKALINEGHEVLVIEKNKRKCDWIADDLGSVVLQGDACEARTLAEAGTNRADVVVAVTGDDEDNLVICQMAKKKFNAPRAIARINNPKNEQIFKILGIDATVSSTELIRSQIQEEIPRPSLLHCLKLRHADLEVVEATVSPHSLSVGKSLRELRLSQDFVVPLLIRDGQLIFPTGQTILQAGDEVIVFTKTGGEGLIRRLLTEGT; encoded by the coding sequence TTGTATATCATAATCGGTGGAGGGGGAAAGGTAGGTTATTACCTGGCTAAGGCCCTGATAAATGAGGGTCATGAGGTACTGGTGATTGAAAAGAATAAGAGGAAGTGTGATTGGATCGCTGATGATTTAGGCAGTGTTGTGTTACAGGGTGACGCCTGTGAGGCACGGACCCTGGCCGAGGCAGGCACGAACCGAGCCGATGTCGTTGTCGCCGTCACCGGTGATGATGAGGATAACCTAGTGATTTGCCAGATGGCCAAGAAGAAATTCAATGCGCCGCGGGCAATCGCTAGAATCAATAATCCCAAGAACGAGCAGATCTTCAAGATTCTCGGCATCGATGCCACGGTCAGTAGCACAGAATTGATCAGGTCTCAAATTCAGGAGGAGATACCCCGGCCGTCCCTACTTCATTGCCTGAAGCTACGACACGCCGATCTGGAAGTTGTAGAGGCCACCGTGTCGCCCCATTCCCTCTCTGTCGGTAAGTCTCTGCGTGAATTGAGGTTATCCCAGGATTTCGTGGTTCCCTTACTTATCAGAGATGGTCAGCTAATTTTCCCCACGGGGCAGACAATCCTTCAGGCCGGAGACGAGGTCATCGTCTTCACCAAGACGGGAGGGGAGGGACTCATCCGGCGTTTACTAACAGAGGGGACGTAG
- a CDS encoding HNH endonuclease has protein sequence MSIGFSEIGSSVLVLNQNYEPLNICNTRRAIVLINRGKAEVLEHGLGVLRTPSREFPRPSVIRLVYMIKRPRPKVKLSRREVFLRDNYTCQYCGTKTRDLTLDHVVPRNRGGKHVWENLVSACKFCNHRKGSKTLEEARMRLLRLPYQPRASVYYVLRPYLQLNVEWQKFIPEWEMASN, from the coding sequence ATGTCCATAGGGTTCAGTGAAATAGGTTCATCGGTTCTGGTTCTCAACCAAAATTATGAGCCCCTCAATATTTGTAACACAAGGCGAGCGATCGTCCTGATCAACCGGGGCAAGGCGGAGGTTCTTGAGCATGGCTTGGGCGTGCTGCGTACGCCCTCGCGAGAGTTCCCCCGTCCTTCGGTGATCAGGTTGGTCTATATGATTAAACGACCGCGACCTAAGGTAAAACTATCCCGCCGGGAGGTTTTCCTGCGGGATAACTATACCTGTCAATATTGTGGAACAAAGACCAGGGATCTAACCCTCGACCACGTCGTCCCCCGCAATCGGGGTGGCAAGCACGTTTGGGAGAACCTGGTCAGCGCCTGCAAGTTCTGTAACCATCGTAAGGGCTCAAAGACGTTGGAGGAGGCCAGGATGCGCCTCCTGCGCCTGCCCTATCAGCCCCGGGCATCAGTTTACTACGTCTTGCGTCCTTACCTGCAGCTCAATGTTGAGTGGCAAAAATTCATCCCTGAATGGGAGATGGCTAGCAATTGA